The uncultured Dysgonomonas sp. genome contains the following window.
CCCGCAGCGGACGTGCAGCATTGAAAAATAGACTAAATTTGCTGGGTATAGAAGTCGATGATGATCAATTGGCCGAAATGTATCAACGCTTTCTGGACTTAGCTGACCGAAAGAAAGATATAACAGATGAAGACGTACTGATTTTGGCAGGGAAAGAAACGGATAAAATGCGACGTATCAAACTGGATTACCTGCAAGTATTATCCGGTCTTGGAGTGCGTAACGTAGCCAATGTAGGTTTGGATATCGCAGGTGAAAAATTTGAAGCCTCTGCTTCAGGTAACGGGCCTGTAGATGCAGCGATCAAGGCTATTAAGCAAATAATCCGCCGCCAGACTGTAATTGAGGAATTCCTTATACAGGCCATAAACCGGGGAAGTGATGATATCGGTAAAGTGCATATGCAGGTAGAACACGAAGGTGTGAACTATTACGGTTTTTCGGCAAATACCGATATTGTGGCAGCTTCGGCAGAAGCCTTTATCAATGCTGTAAATAAATTTGTAAAATAAGCAATGCAGGTAGAGACCAAGAAATATCAATATATAGACAGCCTGAGGGGGATAGCCATATTATTGGTTATACTTGTGCATGTACAGTTTATAGAAGGTATTACTCCGTCTATCTCTTATTTTTCACCAACGGCTTTCCAGTTTATGGCAAACGGACATCTGGGCGTAAATCTGTTTTTTGTCGTAAGCGCATTTACATTGATGATGTCTCATCAGAAACGGCAATATGAAGAACATGCAAACCGGAATTTTTTTATACGCAGGTTCTTTCGTATAGCTCCCATGTATTATTTGGCGATAGTCTATTTTACATTTGCTTATTTTGTAGGTTTTGATTTTGCAAATATAGATTGGGGAGATCTACCCAAAAAAGAATTGATACTAAACCTATTGTTTGTAAATGGCTTTTTTCCGGAGTATATTCATCACTATGTACCGGGAGGATGGTCGATAACTGTGGAATTTACTTTTTATGCAATATTCCCATTTTTGTTTGCCAAACTCAAGAATATTAATCAGTTTGTAATATTCACATTGGTAACTTTGCTGATTTCTACGATTGCAAACTTTTTATTACGAGGTACGAGTGCAGATATAAATAACTTTCTGGGATATTATATTATAACGCAATTACCTGTATTCTCATTAGGAATGCTGGCATACCAGCTGATTGCAGATAAGGAAGCGATAATGAAAATAAAGCTATCGTCTTTATCTGTACTGGCTGCAACAATATTGATATATTGCTATACGTCCATATCTTATGATTTTTTATATAGCATTGTGTTCTTCCTATTGCTTATTATACTATCTCGGAAGGCATATAAATTATTTTCGAATAAGATACTGGCGGCTATAGGGAAAGTGAGCTTTAGTCTCTATTTGGTACATTTTGCTATGATGACGGTATTCAATATGTTTGGTTGTTTCCGTTGGGTAGAAGAGAAAATAACGGATAGTTTGTCCGCTTCTCTTTGTTTTATTTTAGGCTATATCTGCCTGTTCGCAGTGAGTTTTATAATTTCCAATATTACATATAGATTAATAGAAGTTCCGGGGCAAAACCTGGGGCGAAAACTAATTAAAAAATTAGATCAACAAAAATAGAATTTTAAGCATGAAAACTTTATTCGACAAAATCTGGGATGCGCATGTCGTATCTTCTGTAGAGAACGGGCCAACACAGTTGTATATCGATCGACACTTCTGTCATGAGGTTACCAGTCCGCAGGCTTTCAATGGATTGCGTGCAAGAGGATTGTCTGTGTTTCGTCCAGATAAAACAACAATTACAGCCGACCATAATACGCCGACTATTGATCAGGATAAACCCGTAAAAGATCCAATATCGAAGAATCAGCTGGATACACTTTCTAAAAATGCAAAGGAATTCGGTATAGATATGTACTACCCTCTGGGACACCAGAAAAATGGGGTTGTACATATCATCGGTCCTGAGAACGGATTTACTCAACCGGGTATGACTATCGTTTGTGGAGACAGCCACACATCTACTCACGGTGCTTTCGGAGCAATTGCTTTCGGTATCGGAACCAGCGAAGTGGAAATGGTATTAGCATCACAGTGCGTGTTGCAGACCCGCCCTAAAACAATGCGCATAACATTCAACGGTAAACTTGGAGAAGGTGTTACTGCGAAAGACTTGGCTCTTTATATGATTTCGAAACTGACAACCGGCGGTGCTACCGGATATTTTGTAGAATATGCAGGGGAAGCTATCCGCAATATGTCAATGGAGGAACGTATGACCCTTTGCAACCTGAGCATAGAAATGGGTGCGCGTGGCGGACTTGTTGCTCCGGACGAAACAACATTTGCCTATGTGGAAGGCCGTGAATTTGCTCCTAAGGGTGAAGAATGGAACAAGGCACTTGCTTACTGGAAAACATTGAAAACCGATGACGGTGCAAAATTTGATAAAGAACTGACTTACGACGCAGCCGATATAAAACCTATGATCACTTACGGAACTAATCCGGGTATGGGCATGGGTATAAATGAAACAATCCCTACATTGGACGATATCGATGAAGCCGGTCGTATTTCTTTTCAGAAATCAATGGATTATATGGGCTTCAAACCGGGAGAAAAGGTTGAGGGTAAAACTATCGATTATGTATTCCTTGGTAGTTGTACAAATGGACGTATCGAAGACTTCCGTGCATTTGCCAACTTTGTAAAAGGTAAGAAAAAAGCAGATAATGTTATCGCATGGCTTGTTCCTGGCAGTCATAAAGTGGCTGACCAGATAAAAGCTGAAGGACTGGATACGATACTTACAGATGCAGGTTTCCAACTTCGTCAACCGGGTTGCTCTGCATGTCTTGCTATGAATGATGATAAAGTTCCGGCGGGTAAATATGCTGTATCTACATCAAACCGTAACTTCGAAGGCCGTCAGGGTCCGGGCGCGCGTACTATTTTGGCCGGGCCATTGGTTGCGGCAGCAGCGGCGATTACAGGTAAGATCACCGATCCGAGAAAAATTAATTAGCAAATTCGGATATTAGCAAATTTGAAAATTAAACGATGAGGGAAACGGGAAATGTTATAGTGGATTTATCTTTTAAGTTTGCTTTGGATATTATTTCTTTTGTGGAAATTCTGGAGCAGGAAAAGAAATTTGTTGTAGCTAACCAATTATTAAAAAGCGGAACTTCTATCGGAGCCAATGTTAGAGAAGCCCAAAATGGAGAGAGTAAAATAGACTTTATTCATAAGCTGAAGATTGCGGCTAAGGAAGCTGATGAAACAGAGTACAGGTTACTGATATGCGAAAGTTCCGAAAATTATCCCTTTAATTCTCAATTATTAGAAGATATAAAAGTTATACAAAAAATTATGAACAAGATTATCGGAACAGCTAAATCAAAATAATTAGCAAATTTGAATATTAGCAGATTCGAAAATTAAATGATAAACAGTGATATTATTTAGAACATATAATAACAAAATTACCGAAGCAGGCATTTGCTAATATGCTAATTCGCTAATTTACAAATTGATTTTTATGGAAAAATTTCAAACACTTACATCGACATACGTTCCACTACCTATCGAAAATGTGGACACAGACCAGATTATACCTGCACGCTTCCTGAAAGCGACTGATAAAGAAGGATTCGGCAACAACCTGTTTGCAGACTGGCGTTATAATAAAGACGGAAGTCCGAAAGCTGATTTTGTTCTAAATAATCCTACTTATAGCGGACAAATACTTGTTGCCGGAAAGAATTTCGGGAGTGGCTCCAGTCGCGAGCATGCGGCATGGGCAGTCGCCGGATATGGCTTCAGAGCAGTAGTGTCGAGCTTCTTTGCCGATATTTTCAGAAATAATTCACTGAATAATGGTGTACTTCCGGTAGTGGTTACACCTGAGTTTTTGGCGGAAATATTTGCATGTGTAAATGCAGATCCAAAAGCCACTTTGACGATTGATCTGGAAAAGCAAACAATAACAAATAATGCAACCGGAAAATCGGAGAATTTTGAGATCAATCCTTACAAAAAGGAATGTTTGCTGAAAGGACTGGACGATATAGACTATCTGCTCTCTAAAAAAGAGATGACAGAGGAATATGAGGTCAATTCGAAAATTTGAAAATTAGTCAATTAGCATATGCCTTTATTTGCTAATTTGCTAATTTGCTAACTCGCAAATTAATTATGATAGAAATAATGGATACTACCCTGAGAGATGGGGAACAGACATCTACAGTGTCGTTCTCGGCTCAGGAAAAGATGAGTATAGCACATTTGCTCCTTGTCGATCTGGGGGTTAATCGTATTGAAGTAGCCTCAGCACGGGTTTCGAATGGAGAATTTGAAACTGTAAAGAAAATTGCTTCATGGGCAAGAGCAACCGGGCATATAGATAAAATTGAAATATTAGGTTTTATAGATAAGGGTGCATCCCTCAACTGGATAAAAGACACAGGTTGCCGTACTATAAATCTTTTGACAAAGGGTTCGTACAAGCATGTAACTGAACAATTGAGAAAAACTCCGGAACAACATCTGGAGGATATCAGATACGAAGTCGAGCTTGCCGAGAAGATGGGTATAACCGTTAATGTTTATCTGGAAGACTGGTCGAACGGGATAATGAATTCCGAAGATTATGTGTATTTTATGATGGACGGAATGAAAGATTTACCTATCAGGCGGTTTATGCTTCCCGATACGTTAGGTGTTCTTAATCCGCACAGTGTATGGCGTTGTTGCCGTCGGATGATAAACCGTTATCCGAATCTGCATTTCGATTTTCATGCTCATAACGATTACGACCTTGCTGTAGCTAATACAATGGTGGCAGCTGAGGTGGGAGTAAAGGGTGTGCATGTGACGATGAACGGGTTGGGCGAACGTGCAGGAAATGCATCGTTGTCCAGTGTAATCGCCGTATTCCATGACCAGTTGAAACTGGAGACTTCTATAAAAGAGGATAAACTGAACAAGGTAAGCCGTGTAGTGGAAAGTTATTCGGGGATAAATATTGCTGCTAACCAGCCGATTGTGGGAGATAATGTTTTCACACAGTGTGCCGGAATACATGCCGATGGCGACAATAAAAATAACCTTTATTATAATGACCTGTTCCCGGAACGCTTCGGACGTGTACGGGAGTATGCTTTAGGTAAATTGTCAGGAAAATCCAATATTCGTAAAAATATCGAGGCTCTTGGTATAGAACTCGATGAGGAGGATATGATGAAGGTTACCAACCGTGTTATCGAACTTGGAGATAAGAAAGAGATCATTACACAGGACGACCTCCCATATATCATTTCCGATGTATTGAAGAATAATGAGAAGGAAAAGCGTATAAAAATACTTTCATTCGCATTCCTCCTTACCAAAGGTTTGCGTCCGACGGCTACAGTGCGCATCGAAATCGACGGACAGGAGCATGAATGGACAGCGCCCGGAGACGGACAGTATCATGCGTTTTCAAAAGCATTGTGGAAAATATATTCACGCCTGAATAAGCCGACTCCTACATTGACTAACTATGCCGTTTATATCCCGCCGGGCGGGCGTACCGATGCTTTGGTACAGACTGTCATCACATGGGAGTTTAATGGGAAGAGTTTTAAGACCAGGGGGCTTGATGCCGACCAGACAGAGGCAGCTGTAAAAGCTACAGAAAAGATGTTGAACATGATAGAAGATATGTAAAGAGAGAAAATTTGTTATATCGGGTGCTTTTGGATAAAATAAGGATTATATAATTAAGATGTTGGACAGGATAAAAAATAAATTAAATAGTCAATTTATAGGAGTATTGGTTTATCTCTTGTCTATTCATATGTTATTCCTGGCTTTGTTTAGTTTGTTTCGGTTTATCTCTTTTATACAAAATAAGGTATATTTGGAAAGTGTCGACGATTCTTTAAGGACAACATATACTTTGGCTATATTTACTAAAGGGCTGCGTTTCGATAATGTAATAACGTGTTACATAATGGTTCTGCCTTTAGTAATTCTTACCGTACTGGCATTATTCAATAGATTTAATAAAGGTGTACTCAGA
Protein-coding sequences here:
- a CDS encoding acyltransferase, which produces MQVETKKYQYIDSLRGIAILLVILVHVQFIEGITPSISYFSPTAFQFMANGHLGVNLFFVVSAFTLMMSHQKRQYEEHANRNFFIRRFFRIAPMYYLAIVYFTFAYFVGFDFANIDWGDLPKKELILNLLFVNGFFPEYIHHYVPGGWSITVEFTFYAIFPFLFAKLKNINQFVIFTLVTLLISTIANFLLRGTSADINNFLGYYIITQLPVFSLGMLAYQLIADKEAIMKIKLSSLSVLAATILIYCYTSISYDFLYSIVFFLLLIILSRKAYKLFSNKILAAIGKVSFSLYLVHFAMMTVFNMFGCFRWVEEKITDSLSASLCFILGYICLFAVSFIISNITYRLIEVPGQNLGRKLIKKLDQQK
- the leuC gene encoding 3-isopropylmalate dehydratase large subunit codes for the protein MKTLFDKIWDAHVVSSVENGPTQLYIDRHFCHEVTSPQAFNGLRARGLSVFRPDKTTITADHNTPTIDQDKPVKDPISKNQLDTLSKNAKEFGIDMYYPLGHQKNGVVHIIGPENGFTQPGMTIVCGDSHTSTHGAFGAIAFGIGTSEVEMVLASQCVLQTRPKTMRITFNGKLGEGVTAKDLALYMISKLTTGGATGYFVEYAGEAIRNMSMEERMTLCNLSIEMGARGGLVAPDETTFAYVEGREFAPKGEEWNKALAYWKTLKTDDGAKFDKELTYDAADIKPMITYGTNPGMGMGINETIPTLDDIDEAGRISFQKSMDYMGFKPGEKVEGKTIDYVFLGSCTNGRIEDFRAFANFVKGKKKADNVIAWLVPGSHKVADQIKAEGLDTILTDAGFQLRQPGCSACLAMNDDKVPAGKYAVSTSNRNFEGRQGPGARTILAGPLVAAAAAITGKITDPRKIN
- a CDS encoding four helix bundle protein is translated as MRETGNVIVDLSFKFALDIISFVEILEQEKKFVVANQLLKSGTSIGANVREAQNGESKIDFIHKLKIAAKEADETEYRLLICESSENYPFNSQLLEDIKVIQKIMNKIIGTAKSK
- the leuD gene encoding 3-isopropylmalate dehydratase small subunit, whose product is MEKFQTLTSTYVPLPIENVDTDQIIPARFLKATDKEGFGNNLFADWRYNKDGSPKADFVLNNPTYSGQILVAGKNFGSGSSREHAAWAVAGYGFRAVVSSFFADIFRNNSLNNGVLPVVVTPEFLAEIFACVNADPKATLTIDLEKQTITNNATGKSENFEINPYKKECLLKGLDDIDYLLSKKEMTEEYEVNSKI
- a CDS encoding alpha-isopropylmalate synthase regulatory domain-containing protein, yielding MIEIMDTTLRDGEQTSTVSFSAQEKMSIAHLLLVDLGVNRIEVASARVSNGEFETVKKIASWARATGHIDKIEILGFIDKGASLNWIKDTGCRTINLLTKGSYKHVTEQLRKTPEQHLEDIRYEVELAEKMGITVNVYLEDWSNGIMNSEDYVYFMMDGMKDLPIRRFMLPDTLGVLNPHSVWRCCRRMINRYPNLHFDFHAHNDYDLAVANTMVAAEVGVKGVHVTMNGLGERAGNASLSSVIAVFHDQLKLETSIKEDKLNKVSRVVESYSGINIAANQPIVGDNVFTQCAGIHADGDNKNNLYYNDLFPERFGRVREYALGKLSGKSNIRKNIEALGIELDEEDMMKVTNRVIELGDKKEIITQDDLPYIISDVLKNNEKEKRIKILSFAFLLTKGLRPTATVRIEIDGQEHEWTAPGDGQYHAFSKALWKIYSRLNKPTPTLTNYAVYIPPGGRTDALVQTVITWEFNGKSFKTRGLDADQTEAAVKATEKMLNMIEDM